The Drosophila bipectinata strain 14024-0381.07 chromosome 2L, DbipHiC1v2, whole genome shotgun sequence genome has a segment encoding these proteins:
- the LOC122321504 gene encoding trypsin delta-like, whose product MFLGLVILLSVVGILPILAGPQPENRIIGGSNTPISKVPWQVFLTTSLSSCGGSIYKKNFIITAAHCVYNEKAEDIKVYAGSETKNGALFEVQHISIHNEYYGSNQIDADIAILQLKKSLKFTNNIKAIPLADQEPAIGSVALASGWGATSIKETFDEIKRQAVKYNSPIQLQSVNVTIMERKRCDVFENNISKPVICAGSSEKGVCAGDSGGPLVVGGKLVGLTSTGVLFCNTPAFYTSIPYHKNWIMENTKSKE is encoded by the exons ATGTTTCTTGGACTTGTTATTTTACTGTCTGTAGTCGGTATCCTGCCTATCCTGGCAGGACCTCAACCGGAAAATCGTATAATTGGTGGAAGTAACACACCCATCTCAAAAGTGCCCTGGCAGGTATTTTTAACAACTAGCCTTTCTAGTTGTGGCGGAtctatttacaaaaaaaatttcatcatAACGGCTGCTCATTGCGTGTATAACGAGAAAGCAGAAGATATCAAAGTTTATGCAGGATCagaaactaaaaatggcgCTCTGTTCGAAGTGCAACACATAAGCATTCACAATGAATACTACGGTAGTAACCAAATCGATGCGGATATTGCAATTCtccaattaaaaaaatctcTGAAGTTTACTAACAACATTAAGGCGATTCCTTTGGCGGATCAGGAACCTGCTATTGGATCTGTCGCACTAGCAAGCGGTTGGGGAGCTACTTC AATTAAGGAAACTTTTGACGAGATAAAGAGACAAGCTGTAAAGTATAATTCGCCAATTCAACTTCAAAGTGTTAATGTTACCATCATGGAGCGAAAAAGATGTGACGTTTTTGAAAACAATATTTCCAAACCAGTGATTTGTGCAGGATCATCTGAAAAAGGTGTATGTGCTGGTGATTCCGGTGGACCCTTGGTTGTTGGAGGAAAACTAGTGGGTCTGACTTCTACCGGCGTATTATTCTGCAACACACCTGCATTTTACACTAGTATTCCATATCATAAAAACTGGATTATGGAGAACACTAAGTCAAAGGAATGA
- the Send1 gene encoding trypsin alpha-4: protein MFTSVLILLSFASLLAATPGDQRIIGGENISIEKVPWQVSLQVNGQHFCGGAIYNESFIITAAHCVEKFVAENLKIRAGSSNSNSGGVLVQAAGLKFHEKYTKSRKENDVAVIRLKNPLSIGYNIQPIPLAEEDPAEGSPALSTGWGAVRWGLFGWHYPISLQGVNIQIENRRRCQRIFWNMLKDDICAGVVGRAHCFGDSGGPLVVGEKLVGISSRTGNSFCLSPGFYVSVAKFRSWILKAFNEV from the coding sequence ATGTTTACTTCAGTACTTATTTTACTATCCTTTGCCTCTTTGTTGGCTGCAACTCCTGGAGATCAGCGCATCATTGGCGGGGAGAATATTTCAATTGAGAAGGTTCCCTGGCAAGTGTCCCTGCAAGTCAATGGCCAGCACTTCTGCGGTGGTGCAATCTACAATGAATCCTTCATAATAACGGCTGCCCACTGCGTTGAGAAATTTGTTGCTGAAAATCTAAAGATTCGAGCAGGATCCTCAAATAGCAACAGTGGCGGTGTCCTGGTTCAAGCAGCGGGTCTTAAGTTTCACGAAAAGTACACGAAGTCGCGTAAAGAAAATGATGTAGCTGTAATCCGTTTGAAAAACCCCTTGTCCATAGGGTATAACATTCAGCCAATACCATTGGCGGAGGAAGACCCTGCTGAAGGATCACCTGCTTTATCCACCGGCTGGGGAGCAGTGCGCTGGGGATTGTTTGGCTGGCACTATCCCATCAGCCTTCAGGGGGTCAATATCCAGATCGAAAATAGGCGGAGATGCCAAAGAATATTCTGGAATATGCTGAAGGATGATATTTGTGCCGGGGTTGTTGGTCGAGCCCACTGCTTTGGTGACTCTGGCGGACCACTGGTGGTGGGCGAAAAACTGGTGGGAATCTCTTCGAGAACAGGCAACTCCTTTTGTTTGAGCCCAGGATTTTATGTCAGTGTCGCCAAGTTCCGTTCTTGGATTTTGAAGGCTTTTAATGAAGTATAG